From Virgibacillus natechei, the proteins below share one genomic window:
- a CDS encoding excisionase family DNA-binding protein, which translates to MYLTIEEIAEFLSIEESKVRAFVIQGRIRAIHDGEQYLINKDQFDTHFEQVEKYRKMIQDYLNEPLPEDIDVKDED; encoded by the coding sequence ATGTACCTTACAATAGAAGAGATTGCAGAATTCCTATCTATAGAAGAATCAAAAGTTAGAGCGTTTGTCATACAAGGTCGTATTCGTGCCATCCATGACGGCGAGCAGTACCTTATAAATAAGGATCAGTTCGATACACATTTTGAACAGGTTGAAAAATACAGGAAAATGATTCAAGATTATCTTAATGAACCGCTTCCTGAAGATATCGATGTGAAGGATGAGGATTAG
- a CDS encoding GNAT family N-acetyltransferase: protein MATINKGENKFYVGDSIKDPMAEITFVQNGDNRLIIDHTYVSDELRGQGIAGDLVEKVVLFAREKGKKVMPLCPYAKDKIKKTPAYQDVVE, encoded by the coding sequence ATGGCTACTATTAATAAAGGGGAAAATAAATTTTACGTAGGCGATAGTATAAAGGATCCAATGGCAGAAATTACATTTGTACAGAATGGTGATAACAGGCTTATTATTGATCATACTTATGTATCGGACGAGCTTCGTGGACAAGGAATTGCTGGGGATTTAGTAGAAAAAGTAGTGTTGTTTGCACGGGAAAAAGGAAAAAAAGTTATGCCTCTATGTCCGTATGCTAAGGATAAAATTAAAAAAACGCCAGCGTATCAAGACGTGGTGGAGTAG
- a CDS encoding TraB/GumN family protein, with amino-acid sequence MTFKKINLIGMFFLLLLVSACSSETISFEDESLEEVVLEELGMESEDVTEENLATIDSLDADNSNITNLEGIQSLQTLESLNLAGNEIEDLSPLSSLDQLENVHLGTVYITADENDTNWQTIEELEEQGLELDASVRLSFDEHEGPSEGVFYQVEEGDRTAYLLGSIHAGDEDLYPLHEDIETAFDSADHLAVEIDISDINEIESSQTIMQQGMYMDGSALSDQISEESYEEIVAYLSAFGIPEQMIDQFKPWFVSMMLAEVAMDQTNFTAEYGIDMYFMDKANEEDMPITSLESLEKQIEFLSSSPEEEQVDSLEATIAELDNYGEELTQMMRLWRSGNEEVFTELRNFDDGYDQIAMDERDLDMADQIEDFLTEPSNDEETYFIVVGALHLVGDESIVGLLEERGYDVVDGISN; translated from the coding sequence ATGACGTTCAAAAAAATTAATCTGATAGGTATGTTTTTTCTTTTGCTACTGGTGAGTGCATGTAGTAGTGAAACGATCTCATTTGAAGACGAGTCTTTGGAGGAAGTTGTTTTAGAAGAACTTGGAATGGAGTCTGAAGATGTTACAGAAGAAAACTTGGCAACGATTGATAGTTTGGACGCCGACAATTCGAACATTACCAACTTAGAAGGTATTCAATCTTTACAAACACTAGAGAGTCTAAACCTTGCTGGAAACGAAATAGAGGATCTATCTCCATTATCATCATTGGATCAACTCGAGAATGTACATCTGGGGACTGTTTATATCACAGCTGATGAGAATGATACAAATTGGCAAACAATCGAAGAACTTGAGGAGCAAGGGTTGGAATTGGATGCTAGCGTACGTCTTTCTTTTGACGAACATGAAGGTCCTTCTGAAGGTGTTTTCTATCAAGTCGAAGAAGGCGATCGAACAGCGTACTTATTGGGCTCTATTCATGCTGGTGATGAGGACCTCTATCCACTTCATGAGGATATTGAAACAGCTTTTGATAGCGCGGACCACTTAGCCGTTGAAATAGATATTTCAGATATAAATGAAATTGAGTCTTCTCAGACGATCATGCAGCAAGGGATGTATATGGACGGATCCGCTTTGTCAGATCAAATCAGTGAGGAAAGCTATGAGGAAATAGTAGCGTATTTATCCGCCTTTGGTATTCCTGAGCAGATGATCGATCAATTCAAACCTTGGTTTGTATCGATGATGTTAGCTGAAGTGGCTATGGATCAGACCAATTTTACAGCTGAATATGGAATTGACATGTACTTTATGGACAAAGCAAATGAAGAGGACATGCCCATTACTAGTCTAGAATCGCTTGAAAAGCAGATAGAATTTTTAAGTTCTTCTCCAGAAGAAGAACAAGTTGATAGTTTAGAAGCAACAATAGCTGAACTTGATAATTATGGAGAAGAATTAACACAAATGATGCGACTTTGGCGTTCGGGTAATGAAGAGGTATTTACGGAGTTGCGAAACTTTGACGATGGCTACGATCAAATAGCAATGGATGAACGTGACTTAGATATGGCAGATCAAATTGAAGACTTCTTAACCGAGCCTTCCAATGACGAAGAAACGTATTTCATCGTTGTTGGTGCCCTGCATCTAGTCGGAGATGAGAGTATTGTAGGGCTTTTAGAGGAACGAGGATATGACGTTGTAGACGGAATTTCAAATTAA
- the cyoE gene encoding heme o synthase, whose translation MNNEMTSSEKMVTTNNIISDLKSILKLKVLIANILPVFTAFWLAIYITGSSFTEHLGLFLLTMIGSTLIVAGALLFNNWYEVDLDKEMLRTKSRPTVTGNFSLQAVFRTAVALTVLGLILMLFTTIEAAVYAFLGWFVYVVLYTVWSKRRYTLNTVIGSLSGAFTPLIGWAAIEPAFHIVPIVLFMMLFIWQIPHTFAIAIKRHDEYKAAGVPMLPVVHGIAFTKRQILVYIACLFPLPFFLSMFGSIFIVIATLLNVGFLYLAIRGFYTNNELKWAQQIFIYSLVYLIAFFLVMIIASLLV comes from the coding sequence ATGAACAACGAGATGACGTCTTCAGAGAAGATGGTAACAACGAATAACATAATCAGTGATTTGAAATCAATTTTAAAATTGAAAGTTCTAATAGCTAATATACTGCCTGTCTTTACTGCTTTCTGGTTAGCCATTTATATTACTGGCTCTTCTTTTACAGAGCATTTGGGCTTATTTTTGTTAACGATGATAGGAAGTACGCTCATTGTGGCTGGTGCATTGCTGTTTAATAATTGGTATGAAGTTGATCTTGATAAGGAAATGCTACGGACGAAATCACGGCCGACTGTGACAGGTAATTTTTCACTTCAAGCGGTATTTAGAACGGCAGTAGCTTTGACAGTACTTGGTTTAATCTTGATGCTATTCACCACGATAGAAGCGGCTGTTTATGCTTTCCTTGGATGGTTTGTATATGTTGTACTGTACACGGTATGGTCGAAAAGAAGGTATACACTTAATACGGTCATTGGTAGTTTATCAGGCGCATTTACACCTTTAATAGGTTGGGCGGCTATCGAACCTGCTTTTCATATAGTGCCAATTGTGTTATTTATGATGTTGTTCATTTGGCAAATACCACACACATTTGCAATAGCCATAAAAAGGCATGATGAATATAAAGCTGCAGGCGTTCCCATGCTTCCAGTTGTACATGGAATTGCATTTACCAAACGACAAATTCTTGTATATATTGCTTGTTTATTCCCATTACCTTTTTTCCTGTCAATGTTTGGGTCAATATTCATCGTAATTGCTACATTGCTCAATGTTGGTTTCTTATACTTGGCTATAAGAGGTTTTTACACGAATAATGAATTGAAATGGGCGCAACAAATTTTCATTTATTCACTAGTATATTTAATCGCCTTTTTCCTAGTAATGATTATCGCTTCGTTACTTGTGTGA